A region of Leishmania mexicana MHOM/GT/2001/U1103 complete genome, chromosome 8 DNA encodes the following proteins:
- a CDS encoding putative syntaxin — MHEMGDPSWRRACDLLAKHLQSLGQKITAIRRITNRRSSVEEIKKEREEVKRITHDANATDVQDIRKIVKSFERFILLDKSLTDEGKKLAKDAEMILKDYERTCNDFYRKCMHGESARGTQTNRALRAFREASEDDDENERQSLLRTESPQRVQFERDMYEELMLERQRETGEIAENVRDIHEIFQHINGMVNEQGEQLDIVENNLSTAERATRNASQHLRRAQQYQTTSSRNKMLFICMMIMLAIVSIGLLMN, encoded by the coding sequence ATGCACGAAATGGGGGACCCCAGCTGGCGCCGGGCCTGCGACCTGCTCGCCAAGCATCTGCAGTCGCTGGGGCAGAAGATAACGGCGATACGCCGCATCACCAAtcggcgcagctccgtcgAGGAGATCAAGAAGGAGCGTGAGGAGGTGAAGCGCATCACACATGACGCCAACGCTACCGATGTGCAGGACATCCGCAAGATCGTAAAGTCGTTTGAGCGCTTCATCTTACTGGACAAGAGCCTTACCGACGAGGGTAAAAAGCTTGCCAAAGACGCTGAGATGATTCTCAAGGACTACGAGAGGACCTGCAACGACTTCTACCGTAAGTGTATGCACGGCGAGTCGGCAAGGGGCACTCAAACCAACCGCGCGCTTCGGGCATTCCGTGAGGCAAgcgaggatgacgacgaAAATGAAAGGCAGTCGCTGTTGAGAACGGAGTCCCCGCAACGGGTGCAGTTTGAGCGGGACATGTACGAGGAGCTCATGCTAGAGCGCCAGCGCGAGACAGGCGAGATCGCGGAGAACGTGCGCGACATCCACGAAATTTTTCAGCACATCAACGGAATGGTCAACGAGCAAGGGGAGCAGCTCGACATTGTGGAGAATAACCTCTCCACCGCAGAGCGCGCCACTCGCAACGCCTCGCAGCACCTACGCCGCGCGCAGCAGTATCAAACAACATCCTCCCGGAACAAGATGCTCTTCATATGCATGATGATCATGCTTGCCATCGTTAGCATCGGTCTGCTCATGAACTGA
- a CDS encoding putative tryptophanyl-tRNA synthetase: MEDPAAQEVVVTPWTVEGDVNYNKLIKDFGCQAIDEKLLERLERLAGKKPHHFLRRGIFFSHRDLNLILDAYEKGQPFYLYTGRGPSSESMHVGHLIPFMFTKWLQDTFHVPLVIQLTDDEKFFFKDFTMEEIDKMTTENLKDIIALGFDPKLTFIFRDFEYVGRMYRIVARIEKAYTASQVRGCFGFKMEDNCGRWMFPAIQAAPSFSAAFPHIFPAEKGNVFCMIPQAIDQDPYFRLTRDVAPRMGYLKPAVIHSKFFPGLSGSKGKMSSSTGAAVFLTDTPKMIKDKINRHAFSGGGADKKEQLLLGGNTNVDVPVQWLRFFLEDDEELKRLQKDYMLGRIMTGDVKKVLIQQLTNIVTAHQEARKKVTEADVELFTAVRVMGPAKEEAESRR; the protein is encoded by the coding sequence ATGGAGGACCCCGCCGCGCAGGAGGTTGTCGTGACCCCGTGGACAGTGGAGGGTGACGTGAACTATAACAAGCTCATCAAAGATTTTGGGTGCCAGGCGATCGACGAAAAGCTGCTGGAGCGACTGGAGCGGCTGGCCGGGAAGAAACCTCATCACTTtctgcgccgcggcatcTTCTTTTCTCACCGTGATTTGAACCTAATCCTCGATGCGTACGAGAAGGGGCAGCCTTTCTACCTGTACACCGGCCGTGGTCCCAGCAGCGAGTCAATGCACGTTGGCCATCTGATACCTTTCATGTTCACCAAGTGGCTGCAGGACACCTTCCATGTGCCGCTGGTGATTCAGCTCACCGATGACGAAAAGTTCTTCTTCAAGGACTTCACGATGGAAGAAATCGATAAGATGACTACGGAAAACTTGAAGGACATCATTGCCTTGGGCTTTGACCCGAAGCTGACGTTTATCTTCAGGGACTTTGAGTACGTTGGACGGATGTATCGCATTGTCGCTCGCATCGAGAAGGCGTACACGGCTAGCCAGGTGCGGGGCTGCTTCGGCTTCAAGATGGAGGACAACTGCGGTCGCTGGATGTTCCCTGCCATTCAGGCAGCACCCTCCTTCTCGGCGGCGTTTCCACACATTTTTCCGGCGGAGAAGGGCAACGTCTTCTGCATGATTCCGCAGGCGATCGACCAAGACCCATACTTCCGCCTTACGCGTGATGTGGCGCCGCGCATGGGCTATTTGAAGCCAGCCGTCATCCACTCCAAGTTCTTCCCGGGTCTTAGTGGGTCGAAGGGCAAGATGAGCTCAtccaccggcgctgccgtcttTCTGACGGACACCCCAAAGATGATCAAAGACAAGATCAACAGGCACGCCttcagcggtggtggcgcagatAAGAAGGAGCAACTGCTTCTTGGTGGTAACACTAACGTCGACGTACCTGTGCAGTGGCTCCGCTTTTTCCTtgaggatgacgaggagtTGAAGCGCCTCCAGAAGGACTACATGCTTGGCCGCATCATGACCGGTGATGTGAAGAAAGTCCTCATCCAACAACTTACCAACATCGTGACGGCACACCAGGAAGCGCGGAAAAAGGTGACGGAGGCCGATGTGGAGCTCTTCACTGCCGTCCGCGTGATGGGAccggcgaaggaggaggcggagtcGAGGAGGTAA